In Flavobacterium gelatinilyticum, a genomic segment contains:
- a CDS encoding B12-binding domain-containing radical SAM protein translates to MKTKLFVITPPFTQLNTPYPASAYIKGFLNTKNIESVQADLGIDVILELFSKKGLSDLFQVSSSKFQVSEISDNSKRIFALQDEYIKTIDPVIQFLQGKNPTLALQICQEDFLPEASRFAQLEELDWAFGSMGTQDKAKHLATLYLEDISDFIVECVDENFGFSRYAERLGRSANSFDELYEALQQKPTYIDSILISLLKAKIEAVKPTLFLISVPFPGNLYSAFRCAQWVKQNHPEIKISMGGGFPNTELRSLSDKRVFEFFDFITLDDGEVPIEELIFHLENPGSNSFKRTFLLENGEVVYKNNSLKHDYKQAYVGTPDYSDLPLDKYISVIEIVNPMHRMWSDGRWNKLTMAHGCYWGKCTFCDISLDYIKVYEPVAASLLCDRMEELIEQTGQNGFHFVDEAAPPALMRAVALEILKRKLAVTWWTNIRFEKSFSKDLCLLLKASGCIAVSGGLEVASDRLLKLIDKGVTVEQVAKVTRNFTEAGIMVHAYLMYGYPTQTIQETVDSLEMVRQLFEAGVLQSGFWHQFALTAHSPVGLYPEKFGVTKKTETIGTFANNDIEYSDSTGINHDKFSFGLKKSLFNFMHGICFDYELQEWFDFKIPRTKIHPDFIFNALEEQNDFNTKPNAKVVWLGGKPSAEIFTKSKKGRSWEMMSLTFHDKKESFSIQTSREEGEWLIGILSKISVSNAKNYTFQEVKNDFETALEDFELFWYSKPINTLREFGLLVL, encoded by the coding sequence TTGAAAACGAAACTTTTTGTAATCACACCGCCTTTTACACAGCTGAATACACCGTATCCGGCTAGTGCGTATATAAAGGGTTTTTTAAATACTAAAAATATCGAATCGGTGCAGGCTGATTTGGGTATTGATGTGATTTTGGAATTGTTTTCAAAAAAAGGACTTTCTGATTTGTTTCAGGTTTCAAGTTCAAAGTTTCAAGTTTCTGAAATCTCTGATAATTCCAAAAGAATTTTTGCTCTTCAGGATGAATATATCAAAACGATTGATCCCGTAATTCAGTTTCTGCAGGGTAAAAATCCAACTTTGGCATTACAGATTTGTCAGGAGGATTTTCTGCCCGAAGCTTCTCGTTTTGCACAGCTTGAAGAACTTGACTGGGCTTTTGGTTCTATGGGAACTCAGGATAAAGCCAAGCACTTAGCGACTTTATATCTCGAAGATATTTCGGATTTTATTGTAGAATGTGTCGATGAAAATTTTGGATTCAGCCGATATGCCGAACGTTTAGGCCGAAGTGCGAATTCTTTTGATGAATTGTATGAAGCTTTACAGCAAAAACCGACTTACATTGATTCGATTTTAATTTCACTTTTAAAAGCTAAGATTGAAGCCGTAAAACCAACTTTGTTTCTGATTTCTGTTCCTTTTCCTGGCAATTTATACAGCGCGTTTCGATGCGCACAATGGGTAAAACAAAATCATCCCGAAATTAAAATTTCAATGGGAGGAGGTTTTCCTAATACTGAATTACGTTCTCTTTCGGACAAACGTGTTTTTGAGTTTTTCGATTTTATCACTTTAGATGATGGCGAAGTGCCGATTGAAGAATTGATTTTTCATTTAGAAAATCCGGGTTCAAACTCGTTTAAAAGAACTTTTCTTTTGGAAAACGGAGAAGTAGTCTATAAAAACAATTCCTTAAAACACGATTACAAACAAGCTTACGTAGGAACTCCTGATTATTCAGATCTGCCTTTGGATAAATATATTTCGGTTATCGAAATCGTAAATCCAATGCACAGAATGTGGAGTGACGGCCGATGGAATAAACTCACGATGGCTCATGGCTGTTACTGGGGGAAATGTACTTTTTGTGATATTTCTTTAGATTACATCAAGGTTTACGAACCTGTTGCGGCAAGTCTGCTTTGTGATCGTATGGAAGAATTAATCGAGCAGACAGGACAAAACGGCTTTCATTTTGTAGACGAAGCGGCACCTCCGGCTTTAATGCGTGCTGTGGCGCTCGAAATTTTAAAAAGAAAACTGGCTGTAACATGGTGGACCAATATTCGGTTTGAAAAAAGTTTTTCAAAAGATTTGTGTTTATTGCTAAAAGCTTCCGGCTGTATCGCAGTTTCCGGAGGATTAGAAGTAGCATCTGACCGATTATTGAAATTAATAGACAAAGGTGTTACCGTTGAACAGGTTGCTAAAGTGACCCGAAATTTTACCGAAGCCGGAATTATGGTTCATGCGTATTTAATGTACGGATATCCAACACAAACAATTCAGGAAACGGTTGACAGTCTCGAAATGGTTCGTCAGTTGTTTGAAGCCGGCGTTTTACAATCGGGATTCTGGCATCAGTTTGCTTTGACGGCCCATAGCCCGGTTGGATTGTATCCTGAAAAATTTGGCGTGACCAAGAAAACAGAAACGATTGGAACTTTTGCCAATAATGATATTGAATACAGTGATTCAACAGGAATTAATCATGATAAATTCAGCTTTGGATTGAAAAAATCGCTTTTTAATTTCATGCACGGAATCTGTTTTGATTATGAACTTCAGGAATGGTTTGATTTTAAAATCCCGAGAACCAAAATTCATCCTGATTTTATTTTTAATGCTTTAGAAGAACAAAACGACTTCAATACCAAGCCCAATGCAAAAGTAGTCTGGCTTGGCGGTAAACCTTCGGCAGAAATTTTTACGAAATCAAAGAAAGGCAGAAGCTGGGAAATGATGTCGCTGACTTTTCACGACAAAAAAGAAAGTTTTAGTATTCAGACCAGCAGAGAAGAAGGTGAATGGCTGATCGGGATTCTGTCTAAAATCTCGGTTTCGAATGCTAAAAATTATACTTTTCAGGAAGTGAAAAATGATTTTGAAACTGCATTAGAGGATTTCGAATTATTTTGGTATTCGAAACCCATTAATACGCTGAGGGAATTTGGACTTTTGGTTTTATAA
- a CDS encoding MBL fold metallo-hydrolase, protein MKIHHLRNATLVIETEEHVILVDPMLGKRKTIAPFTIFRYKPKRNPLVALPKNSREILSKVTHCLITHLHPDHIDKAGEVFLRRNSVPVICSEKDEKKLTQRGLKVIQTLEYWTPQPFLGGRIIGIPALHGYGFIAKLMGNVMGFYIELPNQKTVYISSDTIFTDDVQKVLTELKPDISTVACGTARLDIGQPLLMRMNDILRFAALAPGKVFANHLEALNHCPTTREELKRALSQNNLLSKTAIPNDGYSIEY, encoded by the coding sequence ATGAAAATACATCACTTACGAAATGCCACATTGGTAATTGAAACAGAAGAGCATGTAATTCTGGTTGACCCAATGCTTGGAAAGAGAAAAACAATAGCGCCTTTTACTATTTTTCGTTATAAACCAAAACGAAATCCGCTTGTTGCTCTGCCCAAAAACAGCAGGGAGATCCTGAGCAAAGTGACGCATTGTTTAATTACGCACCTGCATCCGGATCATATCGACAAAGCGGGAGAAGTGTTTTTAAGACGAAACAGCGTTCCGGTTATCTGCAGCGAGAAAGACGAAAAAAAACTGACCCAAAGAGGTTTAAAAGTTATTCAGACTCTGGAGTACTGGACACCGCAGCCTTTTTTGGGCGGAAGAATTATTGGTATTCCGGCACTTCACGGTTATGGTTTTATAGCAAAACTGATGGGAAATGTAATGGGTTTTTATATTGAACTTCCCAACCAAAAAACGGTTTACATAAGCTCTGATACTATTTTTACAGATGATGTGCAAAAGGTATTGACAGAACTAAAACCCGATATTTCGACCGTGGCCTGCGGTACGGCCAGATTAGACATAGGACAGCCGTTACTTATGCGAATGAATGATATTCTGCGATTTGCTGCACTGGCACCCGGAAAAGTTTTTGCCAATCATCTGGAAGCTTTAAACCATTGCCCGACAACAAGGGAAGAATTAAAAAGAGCGCTTTCGCAAAACAATCTTTTATCTAAAACTGCCATTCCTAACGATGGTTATTCGATAGAATATTGA
- a CDS encoding response regulator transcription factor, translating to MKQFKILYTEDDETLAFLTKDNLEQNNYEVVHCTNGKSGLEAFKEELFDICILDIMMPKMDGFELASEIRKIDIDVPIIFLSAKTLKEDRIKGLRLGADDYLVKPFSIEELILKIEVFLKRSQKNNKVEKSIYEIGKYQFDTKNFILYNDTEKVGLTQREAELLKLFLDNKNLVLKREQILTALWGTDDYFMGRSLDVFISRLRKILAGEEGISIENLHGIGFRFLIA from the coding sequence ATGAAGCAATTCAAAATACTTTATACCGAAGACGATGAAACATTAGCATTTTTAACCAAAGACAATCTTGAACAGAATAATTATGAGGTTGTGCATTGTACCAATGGAAAATCAGGATTGGAGGCTTTTAAAGAGGAACTTTTTGATATTTGTATTCTGGATATCATGATGCCGAAAATGGACGGCTTTGAACTGGCTTCCGAAATTAGAAAAATTGATATTGATGTACCTATTATTTTTCTTTCGGCTAAGACTTTAAAAGAAGACCGCATAAAAGGACTTCGTCTTGGTGCTGATGATTATCTGGTAAAACCTTTCAGCATTGAAGAACTGATCCTGAAAATCGAAGTGTTCCTAAAACGATCTCAAAAAAACAACAAAGTCGAAAAATCGATCTATGAGATTGGAAAATACCAGTTCGACACCAAAAATTTTATCCTTTATAATGATACTGAAAAAGTAGGCCTTACGCAGCGTGAAGCCGAGTTACTAAAACTTTTTCTTGACAATAAAAACTTGGTTCTTAAAAGAGAACAAATCCTGACTGCCCTTTGGGGAACAGATGATTATTTTATGGGAAGAAGCCTTGATGTGTTTATTTCCCGCCTTCGCAAAATTTTAGCCGGCGAAGAAGGCATTTCGATTGAAAACCTGCACGGAATTGGTTTCCGCTTTTTGATTGCATAG
- a CDS encoding sensor histidine kinase, whose product MKINKLNSIIVLGLVAIMSILVAQLLWTKEAFTLEQKKLSQKAHIALLEVARKLYEGTNHEPVQNPVQKIANDYYIVNVENEFEPDILEFYLKTEFKKVNIATDFEYAMYNCQSDEMVYGDYISLSKKDKEKKTVYFPKHKNLVYYFVVRFPNETTYLFSSMRFWFVLSIALILILLIYVYSIFKLLQQKKYSELQRDFINNMTHEFKTPLSSILIASKYLSEQNLIKENKKLHTYTEIILNQGNKLNHHIEKILTVAKSDYTPLELKKETTLIVPVIEETIENIVLKYPDAEIKIESASGEYVLETDVFHFANLVYNLLDNAVKYCNTKPEITVKIYEENSLLKIEFTDNGIGISNKKLSFIFDKFYRIQNEKSNEVNGFGLGLFYVKEICSLQNWKIKAENNLTNGVTITLSIPYKR is encoded by the coding sequence TTGAAAATAAATAAACTCAATAGTATCATTGTTCTGGGATTGGTTGCCATTATGAGCATTCTGGTGGCACAGCTGTTATGGACAAAAGAGGCTTTTACGCTCGAGCAGAAAAAACTAAGCCAGAAAGCCCATATTGCACTTCTTGAAGTGGCCAGAAAATTATATGAAGGCACTAATCATGAACCGGTGCAGAATCCGGTGCAAAAAATAGCCAACGATTATTATATAGTAAATGTCGAAAATGAATTTGAACCGGATATTCTGGAGTTTTACCTGAAAACGGAATTCAAAAAAGTAAACATAGCAACCGACTTTGAATACGCAATGTACAATTGCCAGAGTGACGAAATGGTGTACGGCGATTATATTTCTTTATCTAAAAAAGACAAAGAAAAAAAGACGGTTTATTTCCCCAAACATAAAAATCTGGTTTATTATTTCGTGGTTCGTTTTCCTAATGAAACTACTTATTTATTCAGTTCTATGCGATTTTGGTTTGTGCTTTCGATCGCTTTAATTCTGATTTTACTGATTTACGTGTACTCCATTTTTAAACTTTTACAGCAAAAGAAATATTCTGAATTGCAGCGTGACTTTATCAATAATATGACGCACGAATTTAAAACGCCTTTATCATCTATTTTAATTGCTTCAAAATATTTAAGCGAACAAAATCTTATAAAAGAAAACAAAAAACTCCACACTTATACGGAAATCATCCTGAATCAGGGTAATAAACTGAATCATCATATTGAAAAAATATTAACTGTCGCAAAATCTGACTATACGCCTTTAGAATTAAAAAAAGAAACTACTTTAATCGTTCCGGTTATTGAGGAAACTATCGAAAATATTGTGCTTAAGTATCCCGATGCCGAAATTAAAATTGAAAGCGCTTCGGGAGAATATGTTTTGGAAACCGATGTTTTTCACTTTGCTAATTTAGTTTACAACCTTTTAGACAATGCAGTAAAATACTGTAATACCAAACCGGAAATTACAGTTAAAATTTACGAAGAGAATTCTCTTTTAAAAATTGAATTCACAGATAACGGAATTGGTATCTCTAATAAAAAATTATCGTTTATATTTGATAAATTCTATCGAATACAAAATGAAAAAAGCAATGAAGTAAACGGTTTTGGACTTGGATTATTTTATGTAAAAGAAATCTGCAGCCTTCAAAACTGGAAAATAAAAGCCGAAAATAATTTAACAAACGGAGTTACCATTACTCTCTCAATTCCTTATAAAAGATGA
- a CDS encoding DUF1573 domain-containing protein, producing MKIVKISMLALALGLMSFSAIAPVKSLSSETEVIETASTIVWKAETIDVGQIPQGTPKAIVYEFKNTGKTAVVITNVQGSCGCTATDYTKEPVLPGKSAKVTATYNAAAKGAFTKTVTVTTSAETTPKVLTLKGTVI from the coding sequence ATGAAAATCGTAAAAATCTCAATGCTGGCTCTGGCTTTAGGCTTAATGTCTTTTTCAGCAATTGCACCGGTAAAATCTTTATCTTCAGAAACTGAAGTAATCGAAACAGCTTCTACAATTGTATGGAAAGCTGAAACAATCGACGTTGGACAAATTCCGCAGGGAACTCCAAAAGCAATTGTTTACGAATTTAAAAATACAGGAAAAACAGCAGTTGTAATTACAAATGTTCAGGGGTCTTGCGGCTGTACTGCAACAGACTATACAAAAGAACCTGTTTTGCCTGGAAAATCTGCAAAAGTTACCGCAACTTACAACGCAGCAGCAAAGGGTGCTTTTACTAAAACTGTAACCGTAACAACAAGTGCCGAGACTACTCCAAAAGTGCTTACTTTAAAAGGAACAGTTATCTAA
- a CDS encoding L,D-transpeptidase family protein, which translates to MKIWYSIIAFVVLLTVVSCNSKGEKKKENQKKKVEIPELRLTIDSTKIAAFFTAYPKLEKFQGDVFNLYKKNKSTQLWLDNKGVVEFGNTLFNKYKGLDSEGLKANFPYKEINAVFENNTDNKLSKEYTDLMISNLYFYYAEKVYRGFDEKTSISLEWLLPRKKLNYQVLTDSIFKKSTINDDKKSKMFSQYYKLRDALKQYRDIEKNGGWKNIETDEDFKSLKLGDSSTVVSQIRERLFITGDLKEDTKSQVCDSTLISAMKNYEQHHGYTPKNVILSEHINDLNIPVSDRIKTIIANMERCRWIDPDLEKGQKYIEINIPEFKLYIIEDAKIAFTSPVVVGKAMTKTVIFSGMMNNIVFSPYWNVPPSIIANEIKPGMAKNKNYLKQKNLEWNNGAVRQLPGKNNSLGLVKFLFPNSSNIYLHDTPSKSLFERESRAFSHGCVRVAKPRELAIELLKDDKQWPPARIDKAMHAGKENWYTLKKKVPVYIGYFTAWVDREGNLNFYKDIYGRDESLIKLLTEE; encoded by the coding sequence ATGAAAATCTGGTATTCGATTATTGCGTTTGTAGTGCTTCTAACGGTTGTTTCATGTAATTCGAAAGGAGAAAAAAAGAAGGAAAATCAAAAAAAGAAAGTTGAAATTCCGGAACTGAGACTTACTATTGACAGTACAAAAATTGCTGCTTTTTTTACAGCCTATCCAAAACTGGAAAAATTTCAGGGCGATGTTTTCAATTTGTATAAAAAGAACAAATCAACCCAATTGTGGCTGGATAATAAAGGCGTGGTCGAATTTGGCAACACACTTTTTAATAAATATAAAGGTCTGGATTCTGAAGGTCTGAAAGCCAATTTTCCATACAAGGAAATCAACGCTGTTTTTGAAAATAATACCGATAATAAATTATCAAAAGAATATACCGATTTGATGATTTCGAATCTCTATTTCTATTATGCCGAAAAAGTATACAGAGGTTTTGACGAAAAAACATCTATTTCGTTAGAATGGCTTTTACCGAGGAAAAAGCTGAACTATCAGGTTTTAACGGATTCTATTTTTAAGAAATCAACGATCAACGATGATAAGAAAAGCAAAATGTTCAGCCAGTATTATAAACTTCGTGATGCGCTGAAACAATACAGAGACATTGAAAAAAATGGCGGCTGGAAAAACATTGAAACGGATGAAGATTTTAAAAGCCTGAAACTGGGTGATTCTTCGACAGTAGTTTCTCAAATCAGGGAAAGACTTTTTATAACCGGAGATCTTAAAGAAGATACGAAAAGCCAGGTATGCGATTCGACTTTAATAAGTGCCATGAAAAACTATGAACAGCATCATGGTTATACACCTAAAAATGTTATACTGTCAGAACATATTAACGATCTGAATATTCCGGTTTCTGACCGAATTAAAACCATTATCGCCAATATGGAACGCTGCCGATGGATTGATCCTGATCTTGAGAAAGGGCAGAAATACATTGAAATCAATATTCCGGAATTTAAACTCTATATAATCGAAGACGCTAAAATTGCTTTTACCTCGCCGGTTGTAGTAGGAAAAGCGATGACAAAAACGGTTATTTTCAGCGGTATGATGAACAATATTGTTTTTAGTCCGTACTGGAATGTACCGCCAAGTATTATTGCCAATGAAATTAAACCCGGAATGGCAAAAAACAAAAATTATCTGAAACAGAAAAACCTGGAATGGAATAATGGAGCAGTGAGACAGCTTCCCGGCAAAAACAATTCGCTGGGACTGGTGAAGTTTTTATTCCCTAATTCAAGTAATATTTACCTGCATGATACACCTTCAAAAAGTTTGTTTGAAAGAGAAAGCCGTGCTTTTAGTCATGGATGTGTGCGTGTGGCAAAACCACGCGAACTCGCCATAGAATTACTAAAAGACGATAAGCAGTGGCCTCCTGCCCGAATTGACAAAGCCATGCATGCCGGAAAAGAAAACTGGTATACCTTAAAGAAAAAAGTTCCGGTTTACATAGGCTATTTTACTGCCTGGGTAGATCGCGAAGGGAATTTAAATTTCTACAAAGATATTTATGGAAGAGATGAAAGTCTGATAAAACTCTTAACCGAAGAATAA
- a CDS encoding C40 family peptidase encodes MKSYISIVLLSLLFSSFTTKEQFSVKTEQSTIDRDLLVTYAKQYLGVPYKYASSNPDAGFDCSGFVSYVYGNFGLTLPRSSSGYKNLGKTLKPEEFKVGDILVFYGYKDRTVVGHLGIICEANGMKSKFIHASSGKAQQVTITALDTEHYTKRFYKCIDVLSE; translated from the coding sequence ATGAAATCTTACATTTCCATAGTTTTACTTTCGCTTTTATTTTCTTCTTTCACAACAAAAGAACAGTTTTCTGTAAAAACAGAACAAAGCACAATCGACAGAGATTTGCTTGTTACGTATGCAAAACAATATTTAGGAGTTCCTTATAAATATGCCAGCAGTAATCCGGATGCAGGGTTTGACTGTTCGGGATTTGTAAGTTATGTGTATGGTAATTTCGGATTGACGTTACCAAGGAGTTCAAGCGGTTATAAGAATTTAGGAAAAACTCTAAAACCGGAAGAATTTAAAGTAGGCGATATTCTGGTTTTCTACGGCTACAAAGACCGAACGGTTGTGGGACACCTTGGAATAATCTGCGAAGCCAACGGAATGAAATCGAAATTTATTCACGCTTCATCCGGAAAAGCCCAGCAGGTAACTATAACCGCACTTGACACAGAACACTATACCAAACGTTTTTATAAATGCATCGACGTTTTATCTGAATAA
- a CDS encoding SGNH/GDSL hydrolase family protein, producing MFLKKYAVLFLFLLISILSTAQNQNRFLYAGRVEKLQNDQVILIGTASSVSFNFTGNECSILLQSVDSYEHHNYVSLVLDGKYIGKIRIEKGAAQSFPVKITSNKKEHHLEIYKNTEAQSGNILFAGTTAKLTSISSKKKKKIEFIGDSITCGAASDPSEIPCDKGEYMDHHNSYYAYGPSLSRQIGADYLMSCVSGIGMYRNWNDENKEEAIMPDIYGNLYLTKDPAKPKYDFAFQPDIISIALGTNDFSGGDGKKERLPFNPEKYVSNYMNFIKMLYQHNPKAQIVITNSPMVNGERAVVFEDCLKKVKAAFDGDKAHKTILIFKFKPMTPKGCTGHPDVADHQVLAAEYGPFLKKLLNEK from the coding sequence ATGTTTCTCAAAAAATATGCGGTTTTATTTCTGTTTTTGCTGATTTCTATTCTTTCGACAGCACAAAATCAGAATCGTTTTCTATACGCCGGACGAGTTGAAAAGCTCCAAAACGATCAGGTAATTTTAATTGGAACAGCATCCTCTGTCTCGTTTAATTTTACCGGAAATGAATGTTCAATTTTACTTCAAAGTGTTGATTCTTACGAACATCATAACTATGTTTCGTTAGTTCTTGACGGAAAATATATAGGTAAAATCAGAATTGAAAAAGGAGCAGCTCAGTCATTTCCCGTAAAAATAACTTCAAATAAAAAAGAACATCATTTAGAAATCTATAAAAATACCGAAGCGCAGAGCGGTAACATTTTGTTTGCCGGAACAACTGCAAAACTGACTTCAATTTCTTCAAAAAAGAAAAAGAAAATCGAATTCATCGGCGATTCAATTACCTGCGGGGCTGCAAGTGATCCTTCGGAAATTCCTTGCGATAAAGGCGAATATATGGATCATCATAACAGTTATTACGCTTACGGACCATCATTGTCAAGACAAATTGGTGCCGATTATCTGATGAGCTGCGTTTCAGGAATTGGAATGTACAGAAACTGGAACGACGAGAATAAAGAGGAAGCTATTATGCCCGATATTTATGGGAACTTGTATCTGACAAAAGATCCTGCTAAACCCAAATATGATTTTGCATTTCAGCCGGATATTATCAGTATTGCTTTAGGAACCAATGATTTTTCTGGAGGCGACGGTAAAAAAGAACGGCTGCCTTTTAATCCTGAAAAATACGTTTCGAATTACATGAATTTTATAAAGATGTTGTACCAACACAATCCAAAAGCGCAGATTGTTATTACAAACAGTCCAATGGTAAATGGCGAAAGGGCGGTTGTTTTTGAAGATTGTTTAAAGAAAGTAAAAGCCGCTTTTGATGGAGATAAAGCCCATAAAACAATTCTGATTTTCAAATTTAAACCCATGACACCAAAAGGATGTACAGGTCATCCGGATGTGGCTGATCATCAGGTTTTGGCAGCAGAATACGGTCCATTTTTAAAAAAGTTACTGAATGAAAAATAA
- a CDS encoding sialate O-acetylesterase: MKNKILFVFFLMIYGFAEANVTLPNIFGDNMVLQRNSEVKIWGWANPKEEIKLISGWNNQEYKTVTNNQAKWELTIKTPEAGGPFTISIKGYNEVLLKNILIGEVWLCSGQSNMEMSASWGIDNGDEEVKNAKDFNIRFFTVSKSTAVTPQNNVLGNWTESTPETMKYFSAVGYFFAKRLKEDLKNVPIGLISSNWGGTPAEIWMPEEVVQNDPVLLENAKKLSEQEYGPHQPGRAYNAMIHPITGFKIAGTLWYQGESNVGSLVYDKTLGALITSWRKEWKENFPFYYVQIAPYKTGTNNFSNVTVRNSQRKLLKEVSNTGMVVISDVSDTIDIHPKNKKSVGIRLANLALAETYKTNSNLVNGPLFKGFKIEKNKVIVSFDHADGLYFKNKKSNQFEVAGADGVFVPAEASIKSNQVILTSKVVNPARVRFAWGNTTQSDLFNKANLPASCFSSEE; this comes from the coding sequence ATGAAAAATAAAATACTATTCGTTTTCTTTTTGATGATTTATGGTTTTGCCGAAGCAAATGTTACGCTTCCCAATATTTTTGGGGATAATATGGTTTTACAACGTAACTCCGAAGTGAAAATCTGGGGCTGGGCAAATCCGAAAGAAGAAATCAAACTGATTTCCGGCTGGAATAACCAGGAATATAAAACAGTTACAAATAATCAGGCGAAATGGGAACTGACCATTAAAACTCCCGAAGCCGGTGGTCCTTTTACGATTTCTATAAAAGGTTACAACGAAGTTTTGCTTAAAAATATTCTGATTGGCGAAGTCTGGCTTTGTTCCGGTCAGTCGAACATGGAAATGTCGGCAAGCTGGGGAATCGATAATGGCGATGAAGAAGTTAAAAATGCCAAAGATTTTAATATCCGATTTTTTACGGTTTCAAAATCTACCGCAGTTACACCACAGAATAATGTATTAGGAAACTGGACAGAATCGACTCCGGAAACAATGAAATATTTCAGTGCCGTTGGTTATTTCTTTGCGAAGCGTTTAAAAGAAGATTTAAAAAATGTTCCCATCGGGTTAATTTCGTCCAACTGGGGCGGTACTCCTGCTGAAATCTGGATGCCTGAAGAAGTTGTTCAAAACGATCCTGTTTTACTCGAAAATGCTAAAAAACTCAGCGAACAAGAATATGGTCCGCATCAGCCGGGACGTGCATACAATGCGATGATTCACCCAATTACAGGATTTAAAATTGCAGGAACGCTTTGGTATCAGGGAGAATCGAATGTGGGTTCATTGGTTTATGATAAAACTTTAGGCGCTTTGATTACTTCATGGCGAAAAGAATGGAAAGAAAATTTCCCTTTTTACTATGTCCAGATTGCGCCTTATAAAACGGGAACGAATAATTTCTCAAATGTAACGGTTAGAAATTCACAGCGAAAATTATTAAAAGAAGTTTCAAATACCGGAATGGTCGTAATCAGCGATGTTTCGGATACAATTGATATTCATCCTAAGAATAAAAAATCAGTCGGAATTCGTCTGGCGAATCTGGCTTTGGCTGAAACGTATAAAACCAATTCTAATTTGGTTAATGGTCCGCTTTTTAAAGGTTTTAAAATTGAGAAAAACAAGGTAATAGTTTCTTTTGATCATGCTGACGGATTGTATTTCAAGAACAAAAAATCGAATCAGTTTGAAGTAGCCGGAGCCGATGGTGTTTTCGTACCTGCCGAAGCTTCGATAAAAAGTAATCAGGTGATTTTGACAAGTAAAGTTGTAAATCCGGCAAGAGTGAGATTTGCATGGGGAAATACAACGCAGTCAGATTTGTTTAACAAAGCAAATCTGCCTGCTTCTTGTTTTAGTTCTGAGGAATAA